Proteins encoded by one window of Salirhabdus salicampi:
- a CDS encoding PhoH family protein: MQEDLQTIDIELDDSTEALSLFGTEDRNLKQIEQFLPVTIVTRGHKVQVSGSKENVKIVDEVLQALLDVTQKGITISERDVIYAIELAKSDKIEQFETLFEDELAKSAKGKSIRIKTLGQREYVSAIKTHDLVFGIGPAGTGKTFLAVVLAVQALKNGTAKRIILTRPAVEAGESLGFLPGDLKEKVDPYLRPLYDALHDVLGTEQTARLMERETIEVAPLAYMRGRTLDDAFVILDEAQNTTPEQMKMFLTRLGFGSKMVITGDITQIDLPKGVTSGLKVAETKLSGVSGIAFTYLTQTDVVRHPLVQKIIEAYE; this comes from the coding sequence ATGCAAGAAGACCTACAAACGATCGATATTGAGCTAGATGATTCAACTGAAGCTTTATCATTGTTTGGTACTGAAGACCGCAATTTAAAGCAAATTGAACAATTTTTACCTGTCACAATTGTAACACGGGGTCACAAAGTTCAAGTGTCTGGTTCGAAGGAAAATGTTAAAATTGTCGATGAAGTATTACAAGCATTGTTAGATGTTACTCAAAAAGGAATTACAATATCTGAGCGTGATGTAATTTACGCTATTGAGTTGGCAAAATCAGATAAAATCGAGCAATTTGAAACATTATTTGAAGATGAATTAGCGAAAAGTGCTAAAGGAAAATCCATTCGTATTAAAACATTAGGACAAAGAGAATACGTATCAGCGATTAAAACCCATGACTTAGTTTTCGGAATTGGCCCAGCTGGTACAGGGAAGACGTTCTTAGCTGTGGTGTTAGCTGTCCAAGCTTTAAAAAACGGAACCGCAAAACGAATCATTTTAACACGTCCAGCTGTGGAAGCTGGTGAGAGTTTAGGATTTTTACCTGGTGACTTAAAAGAGAAGGTTGATCCTTATCTCCGCCCCTTATATGATGCATTACACGATGTTCTTGGAACAGAACAAACGGCCCGTTTAATGGAGCGAGAGACAATAGAAGTTGCTCCATTAGCTTACATGAGGGGGAGAACCCTTGATGATGCTTTCGTTATATTGGATGAGGCACAAAATACAACTCCGGAACAAATGAAAATGTTCTTAACAAGACTTGGGTTTGGTTCCAAAATGGTTATTACAGGAGACATTACCCAGATTGATTTACCTAAAGGGGTAACGTCTGGGTTGAAAGTAGCTGAGACGAAGTTAAGTGGTGTAAGTGGCATAGCTTTTACTTATTTAACTCAAACAGATGTAGTTCGTCATCCATTAGTTCAAAAAATTATCGAAGCCTACGAGTAA
- the deoC gene encoding deoxyribose-phosphate aldolase codes for MDNNLAKYIDHTLLKPNTTANQIFELCEEAREYGFASVCVNPHWVRYCYESLKETDVKVCTVIGFPLGATTTEVKSFETRLTIEQGAEEVDMVINVGALKSGDHDVVQQDIQAVVDAANGKALVKVIIETSLLTDDEKRTACQLAKAAGADFVKTSTGFSGGGATVEDITLMRQTVGPEMGVKASGGVRNQADAEAMIEAGATRIGASAGVDIVTGGQSNETY; via the coding sequence ATGGACAACAATCTAGCGAAATATATTGATCACACGTTACTGAAACCAAATACGACCGCCAATCAAATATTTGAATTATGTGAAGAAGCGCGGGAATATGGATTTGCTTCTGTTTGTGTGAATCCTCATTGGGTAAGATATTGTTATGAGAGTCTGAAGGAAACAGATGTGAAAGTTTGTACGGTGATTGGCTTTCCCCTTGGAGCTACGACTACGGAAGTGAAATCGTTTGAGACACGGCTTACAATTGAACAAGGGGCAGAAGAGGTAGATATGGTCATTAATGTCGGGGCGCTCAAAAGTGGTGATCACGACGTTGTACAACAGGATATACAGGCCGTTGTAGATGCAGCAAATGGGAAAGCCCTTGTCAAAGTGATTATTGAGACTTCTCTTCTTACGGATGATGAAAAACGGACAGCTTGTCAGTTAGCAAAAGCGGCAGGAGCTGATTTTGTGAAAACATCTACAGGCTTTTCCGGTGGTGGAGCAACTGTCGAGGATATTACGTTAATGCGGCAGACGGTTGGACCGGAAATGGGAGTGAAAGCATCTGGAGGTGTCCGAAATCAAGCAGATGCAGAGGCCATGATTGAAGCAGGCGCAACACGTATTGGAGCTAGTGCAGGTGTTGATATTGTTACTGGGGGACAAAGCAACGAAACATATTAA
- the yqfC gene encoding sporulation protein YqfC → MEKWRGRFKQWASKQFHLPEDVLLELPRITTVGQIHAYIENHKGLVTFTDRELVVKMSNGYVKIHGENFVLKTMLKEEIIVEGKIMDIQYMNH, encoded by the coding sequence ATGGAAAAATGGCGGGGTCGATTTAAACAATGGGCATCTAAGCAATTTCACTTGCCAGAAGACGTATTACTTGAGCTACCTCGTATTACGACTGTAGGACAAATTCATGCTTACATCGAGAACCATAAGGGCCTCGTTACGTTTACGGATCGGGAACTTGTCGTGAAAATGTCGAACGGTTATGTAAAAATTCACGGGGAAAATTTCGTTTTAAAGACGATGCTCAAGGAAGAAATTATCGTTGAAGGGAAAATTATGGACATCCAATATATGAATCATTAA
- a CDS encoding HD family phosphohydrolase, with protein sequence MRKFTSYFTKRHSLFYVTVSVMLFAIFFYMMAVTNVHPRTYELERFSTASETIYSPVTVEDKKETESRVREAIQSVEEQYTIFPDISEERLAVIHELFDAAQQTIANGYSEEDGNAAVEHFKQMLSMELMNEINDENLLAILQLSEEERERGKGYLLDEVPVFLEQGIRTEELHQKRKAFKDNIRFTDLSERTKDVIANIHHLFIVENTFFDAEKTSDERKKAARNVEPVMIRAGDVIVEKNDVITNEIYEDLVLVGLIKDEFTFLPYVGLALLAMLLAAIFFIEWVRLNKWDYKSASTILIISIGMVSLMKIFSSFDTFDRSFYLAVPVAAGAMLIKWVTNERFAIVLAVIYAVIGSVLFNYEMPGYLNIDAAIYFLFSQLAGIYFFKSGKDRIEIIQVGLGILFINVMTLLLFLLLPLEQISVIDSLLLAGYGFSSAFLSMVLTLGLLPFLEAGLGIISESKLLALSNPNHPLLRKILVESPGTYHHSLMVANLSEAACEAIGANGLLARVAAYYHDIGKTIKPGYFIENQMGRENPHDFMLPDESANIIIQHPYHGAKLLKEYKLPKEIIDICEQHHGTTLLKYFYYKAKEKNENISEQNYRYPGPKPKTKEAAIVCLCDSVEAAVRSLKEPSMEKIEEIVKSIIHDRLVDGQLNDCPLTINNLTKIEKAICEMLKGIFHSRIEYPKPPTNGMKEAN encoded by the coding sequence ATGAGGAAGTTTACATCGTACTTTACAAAAAGGCATTCACTATTTTATGTGACAGTTTCTGTCATGTTGTTTGCTATCTTTTTTTACATGATGGCAGTCACGAATGTTCATCCTCGGACATACGAACTAGAGCGCTTTTCTACAGCAAGTGAAACCATTTATTCACCTGTAACCGTAGAAGATAAAAAAGAAACGGAATCAAGGGTTAGGGAAGCCATTCAATCCGTTGAAGAACAGTATACAATCTTTCCGGATATTAGTGAAGAACGGCTGGCAGTCATTCATGAATTATTTGACGCAGCACAACAAACAATTGCGAATGGCTATAGTGAAGAAGATGGAAATGCAGCTGTGGAACACTTTAAGCAAATGTTATCAATGGAGCTGATGAACGAAATAAATGATGAAAATTTACTGGCTATTTTACAGCTTTCTGAAGAAGAGAGAGAAAGAGGGAAAGGTTATTTATTAGACGAAGTGCCAGTGTTTCTAGAACAAGGGATTAGGACCGAGGAATTACATCAAAAGCGGAAAGCTTTTAAAGATAATATAAGGTTTACTGACTTATCAGAACGGACAAAAGATGTAATAGCAAATATACATCACCTTTTTATAGTGGAAAATACTTTCTTCGATGCAGAGAAAACAAGTGATGAAAGAAAAAAAGCAGCAAGAAACGTAGAACCCGTTATGATAAGAGCTGGTGATGTCATTGTGGAGAAAAACGATGTCATTACAAATGAGATTTATGAAGACCTTGTATTAGTCGGGTTAATTAAGGATGAATTTACTTTTCTGCCTTATGTTGGATTAGCGCTATTAGCTATGTTATTAGCCGCTATCTTCTTTATCGAATGGGTAAGGCTGAATAAATGGGATTATAAATCGGCGTCAACCATTCTTATCATTAGTATTGGTATGGTTTCGTTGATGAAAATTTTTAGTTCCTTTGATACATTTGATCGTTCCTTTTATTTAGCTGTACCCGTAGCGGCAGGAGCAATGTTAATTAAATGGGTGACGAATGAACGTTTTGCTATTGTCTTAGCCGTTATATATGCTGTTATTGGTTCCGTGCTGTTTAATTATGAAATGCCTGGTTACTTAAATATTGATGCAGCGATCTATTTTTTGTTTTCACAGCTTGCCGGAATTTACTTTTTTAAAAGCGGTAAAGACAGAATTGAAATCATTCAAGTTGGATTAGGCATCCTATTTATTAATGTCATGACCTTGCTTTTATTTTTGCTGTTACCTCTTGAGCAAATATCGGTTATAGATAGTTTGCTTTTAGCAGGATATGGGTTTTCGTCAGCGTTTTTGTCTATGGTGTTAACGTTAGGGTTGCTACCGTTTTTGGAAGCTGGTCTCGGTATCATATCTGAATCTAAGTTATTGGCGTTATCAAATCCCAATCATCCGTTGCTACGCAAAATTTTAGTTGAGTCACCAGGTACATACCACCATAGTTTGATGGTAGCAAACTTAAGTGAAGCGGCCTGTGAAGCAATTGGGGCGAACGGGCTGCTAGCTCGTGTAGCTGCTTACTATCATGATATTGGAAAAACGATTAAACCTGGTTATTTTATTGAAAACCAAATGGGAAGAGAAAATCCTCATGATTTTATGCTACCTGACGAAAGTGCCAATATTATTATTCAACACCCTTATCATGGAGCTAAATTATTAAAGGAATATAAATTGCCGAAAGAGATTATTGATATTTGTGAACAACACCACGGTACTACGTTATTAAAATATTTTTATTATAAAGCTAAAGAAAAAAATGAAAACATTTCTGAACAAAACTATCGTTATCCAGGACCGAAACCGAAAACAAAAGAAGCTGCCATTGTATGTTTATGTGACTCCGTTGAAGCGGCTGTTCGTTCTTTAAAGGAACCATCAATGGAAAAAATTGAGGAAATCGTGAAATCAATTATCCATGACCGACTTGTTGATGGCCAGTTGAATGATTGCCCACTAACAATCAATAATTTAACGAAAATCGAAAAAGCTATTTGTGAGATGTTAAAAGGAATATTCCATTCGCGGATCGAATACCCGAAGCCGCCGACCAATGGAATGAAGGAGGCAAATTAA
- a CDS encoding GatB/YqeY domain-containing protein, with the protein MTLLDKLNHDMKEALKQKDKETLSVIRMVKASLQNEAIKLGSDLTEEQEITVLSRELKQRNDSLHEFENAGRKDLAEKLENELKVLEKYMPKQLSDEELEDVIVQTINEVGAETKKDMGKVMSAVMPKVKGKADGSKVNQLVMKHLS; encoded by the coding sequence TTGACTTTGCTCGACAAACTTAATCATGATATGAAGGAAGCTTTAAAGCAAAAGGATAAAGAAACACTAAGTGTTATCCGAATGGTTAAAGCCTCTTTACAAAATGAAGCAATCAAGCTCGGTTCAGATTTAACAGAAGAACAAGAAATAACTGTTTTATCGCGCGAGTTAAAGCAAAGAAATGATTCCCTCCATGAGTTTGAAAATGCCGGCAGAAAAGATCTGGCTGAAAAGCTAGAAAATGAACTAAAGGTATTAGAGAAATATATGCCTAAGCAGTTATCTGATGAAGAATTAGAAGATGTAATCGTTCAAACGATAAATGAAGTCGGTGCCGAAACAAAAAAAGACATGGGAAAAGTAATGAGTGCTGTTATGCCTAAAGTAAAAGGTAAGGCTGACGGTTCAAAGGTCAATCAACTCGTTATGAAGCACTTGTCATAG
- a CDS encoding Na/Pi symporter encodes MNTIFTAFIVYIALFLFGLVILRIGIKLLSYQKMKIWIGKHTANPFKGFLVGVIATGIMQSSSTTLIILISLTATGLIPFRNTIPIILGANVGTTFTVELLAFSNDSLMFFFLFSGLICLFIYRQPIFAAGCISFGIGTIFAAMYGFESLAVPIKEMPAMTDALVQVDTSLSLSMLLGVIVTAIIQSSSAFTGIIMSFMNEHLLSMDSAIAMILGSNIGTCFTAFLASIGSMKEAKWVAYAHIWINILGVIMFWPFIHLLVNISEHLSIYPDRQLAHASFIFNFIVSIVLLPFIKQISSLAKLPYRT; translated from the coding sequence ATGAACACTATTTTCACGGCGTTTATCGTATATATTGCCCTTTTTCTTTTTGGTCTCGTCATATTAAGAATAGGCATTAAATTATTATCCTATCAAAAAATGAAAATTTGGATTGGGAAGCATACCGCCAACCCATTTAAAGGGTTTTTAGTCGGGGTTATAGCAACCGGGATTATGCAAAGTAGTTCAACCACACTTATTATTCTCATTAGTTTAACCGCAACAGGACTTATTCCGTTTCGAAATACGATTCCGATCATTTTAGGAGCGAATGTTGGGACAACCTTTACCGTAGAACTGTTGGCCTTTTCGAATGACTCGCTTATGTTCTTCTTCTTGTTCTCGGGGTTAATATGTTTGTTTATTTATCGCCAACCGATCTTTGCTGCCGGTTGTATTTCATTTGGGATTGGCACAATATTTGCCGCGATGTATGGATTTGAAAGCTTGGCTGTTCCAATTAAAGAAATGCCGGCAATGACAGATGCCTTGGTACAAGTGGATACTAGTCTAAGTTTAAGCATGTTATTAGGAGTTATTGTAACGGCTATTATTCAATCCTCAAGTGCCTTCACCGGGATTATTATGAGCTTTATGAACGAACATTTATTAAGCATGGATAGTGCGATTGCAATGATACTAGGTTCCAATATTGGAACGTGTTTCACGGCCTTCTTGGCATCTATCGGCAGTATGAAAGAAGCGAAGTGGGTAGCATATGCCCATATTTGGATTAATATTTTAGGTGTCATTATGTTTTGGCCTTTCATACACTTACTGGTAAATATATCTGAACATTTATCTATTTATCCGGACCGGCAACTAGCACACGCCTCTTTTATCTTCAACTTTATTGTTAGTATAGTTTTATTACCATTTATTAAACAAATTAGTAGTCTAGCAAAATTACCTTACCGAACATAA
- a CDS encoding NfeD family protein: MKKVRLIGFFLLFLICLPLSILGNEGNGKLVYVIPIENNVERGLEAFLDRSINSATENGADHIIFEINTPGGRVDAAGHIGELLQSIDIPNSAYIINQALSAGSYIALNTDSIYMKPGSTMGASGVITSDGNAAEEKAQSAWIAAMTAAAEANNRDPIYAEAMANPEIDLPEYRAPEGKFLTLNPKEAVEVGYAEGIAENRTELLALLNLTGATVETIEPTFAEKIARFITDPVVVPILLSIASLGFIIELYSPGFGFAGMMGLASLLLFFYGHLIAGMAGFESIILLLLGIILIVLELFVPGGILGLIGGGAIFGSLLLASNDIGHMALSIGIALIVSIVVSIILFKTVGMEKGFFRHLILKEATTTEEGYVSTVNRHELIGKQGKTITPLRPSGTALFENERLDVVTEGGYISEGSHVTIVKVEGSRIVVRAKES, translated from the coding sequence ATGAAAAAAGTGCGGTTAATCGGTTTCTTCCTATTATTTTTAATATGTTTACCACTTTCCATATTAGGTAACGAAGGGAATGGGAAGCTCGTTTATGTGATTCCTATTGAAAATAATGTTGAACGAGGCTTAGAAGCATTTCTAGATCGAAGTATTAACAGTGCTACGGAAAATGGGGCAGACCATATTATTTTTGAAATAAACACCCCTGGTGGTCGGGTAGATGCAGCTGGTCATATCGGGGAACTTTTGCAAAGCATAGATATTCCGAACAGTGCTTACATAATAAATCAAGCGTTATCTGCCGGGTCTTATATCGCACTTAATACTGATTCAATTTACATGAAGCCAGGATCTACAATGGGAGCTTCAGGAGTTATAACATCTGATGGAAATGCAGCAGAAGAAAAAGCTCAATCAGCATGGATCGCAGCAATGACTGCAGCTGCTGAAGCGAATAACCGAGATCCAATCTATGCTGAGGCAATGGCGAATCCAGAGATTGATTTACCTGAATATCGGGCACCTGAAGGGAAATTTTTAACGTTAAACCCGAAGGAAGCTGTAGAAGTTGGCTATGCAGAAGGCATCGCTGAGAATCGTACAGAACTACTCGCACTCCTTAACTTAACAGGAGCAACGGTAGAAACGATTGAACCGACATTTGCAGAAAAAATTGCTCGTTTTATTACTGATCCAGTTGTCGTACCTATTCTCCTTTCCATTGCAAGCTTAGGGTTTATTATTGAGCTATATTCACCAGGCTTCGGCTTTGCGGGGATGATGGGATTAGCATCTTTATTACTCTTTTTCTACGGCCATTTAATCGCTGGGATGGCAGGGTTTGAGTCAATTATTTTGCTTCTTCTTGGGATTATTTTAATTGTATTAGAACTGTTCGTTCCTGGAGGTATTCTTGGACTTATTGGAGGTGGCGCCATATTTGGTTCGTTACTTCTAGCCAGTAATGATATTGGACATATGGCATTAAGTATTGGAATAGCCTTAATTGTTTCAATTGTTGTCTCGATCATTTTATTTAAAACGGTTGGGATGGAAAAAGGGTTTTTCCGACATCTAATATTAAAAGAAGCAACGACTACTGAAGAAGGTTATGTAAGTACAGTTAATCGTCACGAATTGATTGGTAAGCAAGGAAAGACTATTACACCTTTAAGGCCATCGGGAACAGCGCTTTTCGAAAATGAACGGCTAGATGTCGTCACAGAAGGTGGATATATTTCGGAAGGCTCCCATGTTACAATAGTAAAGGTAGAGGGTTCTAGAATTGTAGTAAGGGCTAAAGAATCATAA
- the yqfD gene encoding sporulation protein YqfD: MKNKQGMFFKGYVTIYIKGRRPELFLNMLMKENIFIWDVQHVNGNMCKGKVYIKDVRKLKQIRRNTHFKISFEGKFGIPFFFARMRTHRPVALGITLACLLILFVSNMVWNVKVVGVNEEIRHEIELELNKYGLKEGTLKYRVDPLEHIERSLIRDIKDLMWVGIEKRGTTYIVQGVEKTVVDQTEEKSPQHLVAAKDGEIIQMMVESGQPVVKVHQIVKKGDILVSGIIGEQKNENEDKEKDDKEEEQKKEADQKIRAEGEIIAETWYQSEVTVPMTAHHETLTGNKDRHYKLRLGKVTVPIWGIFKEDYTETYSITEETTLHFFRWKLPINVVSETMFEKRTIEEQRSEKEAVEKGIEQAKRELSNQLDTDARIVYEKVLHQSRENDKVKLHVFMRVHENIAKPQPIN; encoded by the coding sequence GTGAAAAATAAGCAAGGAATGTTTTTCAAGGGATACGTTACGATATATATAAAAGGGAGAAGGCCGGAACTATTTTTAAACATGCTTATGAAAGAAAATATTTTTATTTGGGATGTACAGCATGTTAATGGGAATATGTGCAAAGGGAAAGTATATATAAAGGACGTACGAAAACTAAAACAGATACGAAGAAACACCCACTTTAAAATCTCGTTCGAAGGGAAATTCGGGATCCCTTTCTTTTTTGCACGTATGCGTACACATCGCCCTGTAGCTCTCGGCATCACTCTAGCCTGTTTATTGATTTTGTTCGTCTCTAATATGGTTTGGAACGTAAAAGTCGTGGGGGTTAATGAAGAAATTCGCCATGAAATTGAGTTGGAATTGAATAAATACGGATTAAAGGAAGGAACGTTAAAATATAGAGTAGACCCCTTAGAACATATTGAGCGAAGCCTCATACGGGATATTAAAGATTTAATGTGGGTTGGTATTGAAAAAAGAGGGACAACTTATATTGTACAAGGGGTTGAAAAGACGGTAGTTGATCAAACCGAAGAAAAAAGTCCCCAACATTTAGTTGCAGCAAAAGACGGTGAAATTATTCAAATGATGGTTGAATCTGGACAACCAGTCGTGAAAGTTCACCAAATTGTCAAAAAAGGAGACATACTCGTATCCGGAATAATAGGTGAACAGAAGAATGAAAATGAGGATAAGGAAAAAGATGATAAAGAGGAAGAACAGAAAAAAGAGGCAGATCAAAAAATCCGGGCCGAAGGGGAGATCATTGCAGAAACCTGGTATCAAAGTGAGGTTACTGTTCCAATGACAGCCCATCATGAAACATTAACAGGTAACAAGGATCGTCATTATAAACTAAGGTTAGGAAAAGTAACGGTACCTATTTGGGGAATATTTAAGGAAGACTATACTGAAACTTATTCAATAACAGAAGAAACAACTCTTCACTTTTTTCGTTGGAAATTACCTATAAATGTAGTTTCGGAAACAATGTTTGAAAAGCGCACAATCGAGGAGCAAAGATCAGAAAAAGAAGCTGTTGAAAAAGGAATTGAACAAGCAAAGCGAGAATTAAGTAATCAGCTTGATACAGATGCAAGAATCGTTTATGAGAAAGTTTTGCACCAATCACGAGAGAATGATAAAGTAAAATTACATGTATTTATGCGAGTACATGAAAATATTGCCAAACCTCAACCTATAAATTAA
- the rpsU gene encoding 30S ribosomal protein S21 gives MSNSTRVRKNENIEDALRRFRRAVSKNGTLSEFKKREYYEKPSVRRKKKSEAARKRKK, from the coding sequence ATGTCAAATTCCACTCGTGTGCGAAAAAACGAAAATATAGAAGATGCTCTTCGTCGCTTTAGACGTGCAGTTTCTAAAAATGGCACTTTATCCGAGTTTAAAAAGCGCGAATACTATGAAAAACCAAGCGTACGCAGAAAGAAGAAATCAGAGGCTGCTAGAAAGCGTAAAAAATAA
- the mtaB gene encoding tRNA (N(6)-L-threonylcarbamoyladenosine(37)-C(2))-methylthiotransferase MtaB, with product MATVAFHTLGCKVNHYETEGIWQVFKTNGYERVDFEKQSDVYVINTCTVTNTGDKKSRQVIRRAIRKNPDAVICVTGCYAQTSPGEILEIPGVDVVVGTQDRKKMLDYIEQYKQERQPINGVTNIMKTRVYEELEVPAFTDRTRASLKIQEGCNNFCTFCIIPWARGLLRSRKPEDVLKQAQQLVDAGYKEIVLTGIHTAGYGEDMKDYNFAKLLRALEENVKGLKRIRISSIEASQITDEVIEVLDKSEKIVRHLHVPLQSGSDTVLKRMRRKYSAQFYKEKVEKIRKALPGLAITSDVIVGFPGETEEEFMETYHFIQDIGYSELHVFPYSKRTGTPAARMDNQIDDDTKNDRVHKLIELSNQLAKEYASLYEEEVLEVIPEERYKGDLDEGMLVGYTDNYLKVKFAGTEDMIGKIVKVKITKAGYPFNEGQFVRVMEDEMITEKIS from the coding sequence ATGGCAACTGTAGCCTTTCACACATTAGGTTGTAAAGTTAACCACTATGAAACCGAGGGAATCTGGCAAGTATTCAAAACGAATGGCTATGAGCGGGTGGACTTTGAAAAACAATCTGATGTTTACGTTATTAATACATGTACTGTGACAAATACAGGTGATAAAAAAAGTCGACAAGTTATACGTCGTGCGATCCGCAAAAATCCAGATGCTGTAATCTGTGTCACTGGATGTTACGCGCAAACATCTCCAGGTGAAATTTTAGAAATTCCAGGTGTAGATGTAGTAGTAGGTACACAAGATCGAAAAAAGATGCTTGATTATATTGAGCAATACAAACAAGAACGCCAACCGATAAATGGTGTCACGAACATTATGAAAACGCGTGTATATGAAGAGTTAGAAGTGCCAGCATTTACAGACCGAACTCGAGCATCATTAAAGATTCAAGAGGGCTGTAACAATTTCTGCACGTTCTGTATTATTCCATGGGCTCGTGGTCTGCTTCGTTCCCGTAAGCCGGAGGACGTATTGAAACAAGCTCAACAACTCGTTGACGCTGGTTATAAAGAGATTGTATTAACTGGTATCCATACTGCTGGATATGGTGAAGACATGAAAGATTATAACTTTGCCAAACTATTGAGAGCCCTTGAGGAAAATGTAAAAGGATTAAAACGTATTCGTATATCCTCCATTGAGGCGAGTCAAATTACAGATGAGGTAATTGAAGTGCTGGACAAATCAGAGAAGATTGTTCGCCACTTGCATGTTCCCCTTCAATCTGGATCAGACACAGTGTTAAAACGTATGCGTCGAAAATACTCTGCACAATTTTATAAAGAAAAGGTTGAAAAAATTCGTAAAGCATTACCAGGATTGGCAATTACATCAGATGTAATTGTTGGCTTCCCTGGTGAAACTGAAGAAGAATTTATGGAAACATATCACTTTATACAAGATATTGGCTATTCAGAGCTACACGTCTTCCCGTATTCGAAGCGAACAGGAACACCTGCAGCACGAATGGATAACCAAATTGATGATGATACGAAAAATGATCGTGTCCACAAGTTAATCGAACTCTCAAATCAACTTGCAAAAGAATACGCATCTCTCTATGAAGAGGAAGTTTTGGAAGTCATTCCAGAGGAACGTTATAAAGGTGATTTAGATGAAGGTATGCTTGTCGGTTACACCGATAACTACTTGAAGGTTAAATTCGCTGGAACTGAAGATATGATTGGGAAAATAGTGAAAGTGAAAATAACAAAAGCAGGCTATCCGTTTAACGAAGGGCAATTCGTTCGTGTAATGGAAGACGAAATGATAACAGAAAAAATCTCATAA
- the floA gene encoding flotillin-like protein FloA (flotillin-like protein involved in membrane lipid rafts), whose product MTLTELFPLLLVGIIIIAVAVLFTFIPVMLWISALAAGVRISIFTLVGMRLRRVVPRMVINPLIKAHKAGLGVTTNQLESHYLAGGNIDRVVNALIAAQRANIELSFERCAAIDLAGRDVLEAVQMSVNPKVIETPFIAGVAMDGIEVKAKARITVRANIERLVGGAGEDTIIARVGEGIVSTIGSSHDHNKVLENPDLISQTVLTKGLDAGTAFEILSIDIADIDIGKNIGAELQIDQAEADKNIAQAKAEERRAMAVAQEQEMRARVEEMQAKVVEAEAEVPLAMAEALRSGNIGVMDYMNLKNVMADTDMRDMISKLSKHENDEDDNDSK is encoded by the coding sequence ATGACACTTACTGAATTATTTCCACTTCTTTTAGTTGGTATTATCATTATTGCAGTAGCTGTATTATTTACGTTCATACCAGTCATGCTCTGGATTAGCGCTTTAGCTGCTGGAGTACGGATTAGTATTTTCACGTTAGTAGGTATGCGACTACGGCGAGTTGTTCCACGAATGGTGATTAACCCGTTAATCAAAGCGCATAAAGCTGGACTTGGAGTAACGACAAACCAGTTAGAGAGCCATTATTTAGCTGGTGGTAACATTGACCGTGTTGTAAATGCATTAATTGCCGCTCAGCGTGCTAACATTGAGTTAAGCTTTGAACGTTGTGCAGCAATCGACCTAGCAGGTCGTGACGTTTTAGAAGCGGTACAAATGAGTGTTAACCCAAAAGTAATTGAAACACCGTTTATTGCTGGTGTAGCGATGGATGGTATTGAAGTGAAAGCGAAAGCACGAATTACAGTACGTGCGAACATTGAGCGCTTAGTTGGTGGTGCTGGCGAGGATACGATTATTGCACGTGTTGGGGAAGGTATCGTGTCAACAATCGGTAGTTCCCACGATCATAATAAAGTATTGGAAAACCCGGATCTCATTTCACAGACTGTATTGACTAAAGGATTAGATGCTGGGACTGCCTTTGAAATTTTATCAATTGATATTGCAGATATTGATATTGGGAAAAACATTGGTGCCGAATTACAAATCGACCAAGCGGAAGCGGATAAAAACATTGCTCAAGCGAAAGCAGAAGAGCGTCGTGCTATGGCTGTGGCACAAGAACAAGAAATGCGTGCACGCGTAGAAGAAATGCAGGCGAAAGTTGTGGAAGCTGAAGCAGAAGTTCCACTTGCTATGGCGGAAGCATTACGAAGTGGTAATATCGGTGTAATGGATTATATGAATTTGAAAAACGTAATGGCTGACACGGACATGCGTGACATGATCAGTAAATTGAGTAAGCATGAAAATGATGAAGATGACAATGATTCTAAGTAA